The following proteins are encoded in a genomic region of Sorangiineae bacterium MSr12523:
- a CDS encoding sigma-54 dependent transcriptional regulator encodes MENSDDRSSSPIVGTPPGGTPAANRTTRHRAQNARGRILIVDDEANARAALSEILHEEGYATETAADGFKALGKLEEFAPDVILTDLKMPGLDGITFMDKARAAAPGAVFVVMTAFGTISSAVAAVKKGADNYLTKPLEFESLSAIVERAMEKARLLQEARQLRDRLRERNAFGLIVSDDAKMHEILELVAQVGPSRASVLIMGESGTGKELIAESIHAASPRVQKPFVRLNCAALAESLLESELFGHERGAFTGAVGRRDGRFKQADGGTLFLDEIGEIPLGTQVKLLRFLQERTFERVGGNETLKVDVRVICATNRDLQEEIKKGRFREDLFYRLNVVTINLPPLRDRRSDIPALASFFLRRYAAENGRNIEGISDEALERLASYAWPGNVRELENAVERAVVLCEGTQIEARHLPPTLVPQTQREGAPPIPGSTIADLERYAILKTLEACGGSTSKAAMLLGVSTRKIQYKLHEYGTTGALGLPNATPASTRRERD; translated from the coding sequence ATGGAAAATTCTGACGACCGCTCCTCCTCCCCCATTGTGGGCACGCCGCCCGGCGGCACCCCGGCCGCCAACCGGACGACACGGCACCGGGCGCAAAACGCGCGTGGCCGCATTTTAATCGTCGATGACGAGGCCAACGCCCGCGCGGCGCTGAGCGAAATCCTCCACGAAGAGGGTTACGCCACGGAAACGGCCGCCGACGGCTTCAAGGCCCTGGGCAAGCTGGAAGAATTCGCGCCCGACGTCATCCTGACCGACCTGAAAATGCCCGGGCTCGACGGCATCACCTTCATGGACAAGGCCCGCGCCGCGGCGCCGGGTGCCGTGTTCGTGGTGATGACCGCGTTCGGCACCATTTCCAGCGCCGTCGCGGCCGTCAAAAAGGGCGCGGACAACTACCTGACGAAGCCGCTCGAGTTCGAGTCGCTCAGCGCGATCGTCGAGCGCGCGATGGAAAAAGCGCGGCTTCTGCAGGAAGCGCGTCAGCTCCGCGATCGGCTGCGCGAGCGCAACGCCTTCGGCCTCATCGTCAGCGACGACGCCAAGATGCACGAGATCCTCGAGCTGGTCGCCCAAGTGGGGCCGAGCCGGGCGAGCGTGCTCATCATGGGTGAGAGCGGCACGGGTAAGGAGCTCATCGCCGAATCGATCCACGCCGCCTCGCCGCGCGTGCAGAAACCGTTCGTCCGGCTCAACTGCGCGGCGCTGGCCGAGTCGCTCCTCGAGAGCGAGCTTTTCGGCCACGAGCGTGGCGCATTCACCGGTGCGGTGGGCCGGCGCGATGGCCGGTTCAAGCAGGCCGACGGCGGCACCTTGTTCCTTGACGAGATCGGTGAGATTCCGCTGGGAACGCAGGTGAAGCTCTTGCGCTTCCTTCAGGAGCGCACCTTCGAGCGCGTGGGCGGCAACGAGACCCTCAAGGTCGACGTCCGCGTCATCTGCGCGACGAACCGCGATCTGCAGGAGGAGATCAAAAAGGGCCGCTTCCGCGAAGACCTTTTCTACCGCCTCAACGTGGTGACCATCAATTTGCCGCCGCTGCGCGATCGCCGGAGCGACATCCCGGCGCTGGCCAGCTTTTTTCTGCGCCGCTATGCGGCCGAGAACGGGCGCAACATCGAGGGCATCAGCGACGAGGCACTCGAGCGCCTGGCGAGCTACGCGTGGCCTGGCAACGTGCGCGAGCTGGAAAACGCCGTCGAACGCGCGGTGGTGCTCTGCGAGGGCACGCAGATCGAGGCTCGTCATCTGCCGCCCACGTTGGTGCCGCAAACGCAACGCGAGGGCGCGCCGCCCATCCCGGGTTCCACGATTGCGGATCTGGAGCGCTACGCGATCCTGAAGACGCTCGAGGCTTGCGGTGGCTCCACGTCGAAAGCTGCGATGCTGCTCGGCGTCTCCACGCGCAAGATCCAGTACAAGCTGCACGAGTACGGGACGACGGGCGCACTGGGCTTGCCGAACGCCACGCCCGCCAGCACGCGACGCGAGCGGGACTAG
- a CDS encoding ABC transporter ATP-binding protein, translated as MEDVPVLAVSKLAKTFRKPFSSKSIEAVRGVSFEVERGQVYGFLGPNGAGKSTTLKMITGLVAPTSGSASLFGAPFSHDSLRKVGFLPENPYVHPHLSPREFVTLCARLSDMREPAARVSEALARTGVGDTIDRPARTLSKGTLQRVALAAALVHEPELLILDEPMGGLDPAGRKHVRDLVLEQKAKGNSVLLSSHVLSDVELLCDRVCILRSGSVAFEGPLAGVLDETFRTEITLIENQKTDIIIANGEAEIADVLERALARGARVVSVTPKRETLEELFVRRAL; from the coding sequence TTGGAGGACGTCCCCGTTCTCGCCGTCTCGAAGCTCGCCAAGACGTTTCGCAAGCCGTTCTCGTCGAAGTCCATCGAGGCCGTACGCGGCGTCTCGTTCGAGGTGGAGCGCGGTCAGGTCTATGGCTTTCTCGGGCCGAATGGCGCGGGCAAGAGCACGACCTTGAAGATGATCACGGGCCTCGTCGCCCCCACGTCGGGCAGCGCGTCGCTGTTCGGGGCGCCGTTTTCGCACGACAGCTTGCGAAAGGTCGGCTTCCTCCCGGAGAACCCGTACGTGCACCCGCACCTGTCGCCGCGCGAGTTCGTCACGCTGTGCGCGCGTCTGAGCGACATGCGCGAGCCGGCCGCACGGGTGTCGGAAGCACTGGCGCGCACGGGCGTGGGTGACACGATCGATCGCCCCGCGCGCACGCTGTCCAAGGGCACGCTGCAGCGGGTAGCCCTGGCCGCGGCGCTGGTGCACGAGCCCGAGTTGCTCATTCTGGACGAACCCATGGGCGGACTCGATCCGGCCGGGCGAAAGCACGTGCGCGATCTCGTATTGGAGCAAAAGGCAAAGGGCAACTCCGTGCTGCTCTCGAGCCATGTGCTCAGCGATGTCGAGTTGCTCTGCGATCGCGTGTGCATTCTGCGCTCGGGAAGCGTGGCCTTCGAGGGGCCACTCGCCGGTGTGTTGGATGAAACGTTTCGAACCGAAATAACGTTAATTGAAAATCAGAAGACGGATATCATCATTGCCAATGGTGAAGCCGAGATCGCTGACGTGCTCGAGCGCGCTCTCGCACGCGGCGCGCGGGTGGTGAGCGTGACGCCGAAGCGCGAAACGTTGGAAGAGCTCTTCGTCCGCCGCGCGTTGTGA
- a CDS encoding serine/threonine protein kinase yields MAVTGPATKATQRARMPNITKYEVIEEIGHGGMATVYRAHDPRLCRDVAIKVIHRHLRDSVEIAHRFFVEAKAVAKLRHPNIVEVYDVSSPDEEEQYLVNELVRGRSLRKLLEAHGALPPEVGAQIAQELLAALSHAHGAGVIHRDIKPENVIIEFSDEGVKVKLTDFGIAKLLDSQGVTSTGQVLGSPAHMAPEQIEGGEVDARADVFGTGVLLYECLVGHLPFEGSNPAQVLRRVLEGIYPSAEHERATVGKNWSVLLDRALHRTVEGRFADANQMREALGDELRRLNVTSASGDLDAWMADPEGYRAKHQAAIIPRLCTLAKEARQRGDAIAAAADYNRALAYAPEDQALLRIVATMHRSEERRRLMKRLAPVVLCAVACGAIAFFAVRAYRAPVVVVDEVPAPSASAIALPETPSPSAIAPDPASAPSSSAVRISGRLPVANPPAPSRSSATKVATRDIVFRSFMPQFGIRVAVDGEAPAEVEVGGHVTVDAQRHVLTFTCKNDACEPKQRVVSAGEGNEELEVSLSIKPASLVVQGDAHASYTIQEQPTVMLRAGIQSRVPMNVSRTTVHVVELPSGRTEPVTLSAGQQSEVVFGLATDE; encoded by the coding sequence ATGGCGGTAACGGGCCCGGCAACGAAGGCCACGCAGCGTGCGCGGATGCCCAACATCACCAAGTACGAGGTGATCGAGGAGATCGGCCATGGCGGCATGGCCACCGTCTACCGTGCACACGATCCCCGTCTCTGTCGTGACGTCGCGATTAAAGTCATTCACCGGCACCTCCGGGACTCGGTCGAAATTGCGCACCGGTTCTTCGTCGAGGCGAAGGCCGTCGCCAAGCTGCGCCACCCGAACATCGTCGAGGTGTACGACGTCTCCTCGCCCGACGAGGAGGAGCAGTACCTCGTCAACGAGCTCGTGCGCGGGCGCTCCCTGCGCAAGCTCCTCGAGGCGCACGGCGCGCTACCGCCCGAGGTGGGCGCGCAGATCGCGCAGGAACTGCTCGCCGCGCTTTCGCACGCGCACGGCGCCGGCGTCATCCATCGCGACATCAAACCGGAGAACGTCATCATCGAGTTTTCCGACGAGGGCGTGAAGGTCAAGTTGACCGACTTCGGCATCGCCAAGCTGCTCGACAGCCAGGGCGTGACGTCGACGGGGCAGGTGCTCGGCAGCCCCGCGCACATGGCCCCGGAGCAGATCGAGGGCGGCGAGGTCGATGCACGGGCCGACGTGTTCGGCACGGGCGTCTTGCTCTACGAATGCCTCGTGGGGCATCTGCCCTTCGAAGGCAGCAACCCCGCGCAGGTGCTCCGTCGTGTGCTCGAGGGCATCTACCCGAGCGCCGAGCACGAACGTGCCACGGTGGGGAAAAATTGGAGCGTGCTCCTCGATCGCGCGCTGCATCGAACCGTGGAAGGGCGCTTCGCGGATGCCAACCAGATGCGCGAGGCGCTGGGCGACGAATTGCGCCGCTTGAACGTGACGAGCGCGTCCGGCGACCTCGATGCATGGATGGCCGATCCCGAGGGCTACCGTGCGAAGCACCAGGCGGCGATCATCCCGCGCTTGTGCACCCTGGCGAAGGAAGCGCGCCAGCGGGGCGACGCCATCGCGGCAGCGGCGGACTACAACCGCGCGCTGGCCTATGCGCCGGAGGATCAGGCGCTTCTCCGCATCGTGGCCACGATGCATCGCTCGGAGGAGCGACGGCGCTTGATGAAGCGCCTCGCGCCGGTGGTGCTCTGTGCCGTTGCGTGCGGTGCCATCGCGTTCTTCGCGGTGCGGGCTTACCGCGCGCCCGTGGTGGTGGTGGACGAAGTGCCGGCGCCCTCGGCTTCCGCGATCGCGCTTCCGGAGACGCCGTCGCCATCGGCGATCGCGCCGGATCCTGCTTCGGCGCCTTCGTCCTCAGCGGTGCGGATTTCCGGAAGGCTGCCGGTGGCGAATCCCCCGGCGCCGTCACGTTCGAGCGCGACCAAGGTGGCGACGCGCGACATCGTATTTCGTAGCTTCATGCCGCAGTTCGGCATCCGTGTGGCCGTGGACGGGGAGGCGCCGGCGGAGGTCGAGGTTGGCGGCCACGTGACGGTGGACGCGCAGAGGCACGTGCTCACGTTCACGTGCAAGAACGACGCGTGTGAGCCCAAACAGCGCGTGGTGTCAGCCGGGGAAGGGAACGAGGAGCTGGAGGTGAGCCTCAGCATCAAGCCCGCGTCCCTGGTCGTCCAAGGCGATGCGCATGCATCCTACACGATTCAAGAGCAGCCGACGGTCATGCTGCGGGCCGGCATCCAGAGCCGGGTGCCGATGAACGTGTCGCGGACCACCGTCCATGTCGTGGAGCTCCCCTCGGGACGCACCGAGCCAGTGACTTTGTCGGCCGGACAGCAGTCGGAAGTGGTGTTCGGGCTCGCAACGGACGAGTAA
- a CDS encoding sigma-54 dependent transcriptional regulator has product MTASKSGQGGGQVNKAKVLYADDEDDVRDVFNIVFAGEFDVTCVADGEQALTAMSHEAFDVLVTDMRMEPMRGSELLARAYEQFRDTQRILLTGYSDHDDLAAAVNLGHVFAYVQKPWDAEQLRLTILRAVEQRQLELENRRLVEELTSANARLKDDLESVARAVPPRPRLHVTSPPMAKVFEQVVAVAGTEASVLLYGETGVGKELVASAIHERSARKRARFVAQNLAALPQELMASELFGHARVPGSPGSLPPTATPRRGLFELADGGTLFLDEIAEAPLALQAMLVRALESREIWPVGATEPRPIDVRIVAATNRDLLADAKEGLFRLDLYYRLAVAPIYIPPLRERPEDVRGLGAPMLEAAARRMGRMLPRLTDAAWAVLERHTWPGNVRELSNLMERIAIYHAGEEVEADELGLPTQVPATSPWGSTESGSRLGTGPVSVRNLGSLRNLPAALPSAPAIGAGMGRDADTIVLRVPETGTTFDDIEREILVQILARAEGNQSRAARSLGLSESTLRSRLKRLGLKG; this is encoded by the coding sequence TGACGTCTTCAACATCGTCTTCGCGGGCGAGTTCGACGTCACATGCGTTGCCGATGGCGAGCAGGCGCTCACGGCGATGTCGCATGAGGCCTTCGACGTGCTCGTCACCGACATGCGCATGGAGCCAATGCGAGGCTCGGAGCTTCTCGCGCGTGCGTACGAGCAGTTCCGCGACACGCAGCGGATCCTTCTCACCGGCTACAGCGATCACGACGATCTCGCGGCGGCGGTCAACCTCGGCCACGTGTTCGCGTACGTGCAGAAGCCGTGGGACGCGGAGCAGTTGAGGCTGACGATCCTGCGCGCGGTCGAGCAGCGTCAGCTCGAATTGGAGAACCGGCGCCTGGTGGAGGAGCTCACCTCGGCGAACGCGCGCCTCAAGGACGACCTCGAGTCGGTCGCACGTGCGGTGCCGCCGCGCCCGCGTCTTCACGTGACGTCGCCGCCGATGGCGAAGGTGTTCGAGCAGGTCGTCGCCGTTGCCGGAACCGAAGCGAGCGTTCTGCTGTACGGCGAGACCGGCGTCGGCAAGGAGCTGGTCGCCTCCGCCATTCACGAGCGCAGTGCACGCAAGCGGGCTCGCTTCGTCGCGCAGAACCTGGCCGCGCTTCCCCAGGAGCTCATGGCCAGCGAGCTATTCGGCCATGCGCGCGTTCCGGGTTCGCCGGGATCGCTGCCACCGACGGCGACGCCCCGGCGCGGTTTGTTCGAGCTCGCCGACGGCGGCACGCTCTTCTTGGATGAAATTGCCGAGGCGCCGTTGGCGCTGCAAGCGATGCTCGTGCGTGCCCTGGAGTCGCGCGAAATCTGGCCGGTGGGCGCAACCGAACCGCGCCCCATCGACGTGCGCATCGTGGCGGCGACGAATCGCGACTTGTTGGCGGATGCAAAGGAGGGCCTCTTCCGGCTCGACCTTTATTATCGGCTCGCGGTGGCGCCGATTTACATTCCGCCGCTGCGCGAGCGGCCGGAGGACGTGCGCGGCTTGGGGGCGCCGATGCTCGAGGCAGCCGCGCGGCGCATGGGACGCATGCTGCCACGGCTGACCGACGCCGCGTGGGCCGTCCTGGAGCGCCATACGTGGCCAGGGAATGTGCGCGAGCTGTCCAACTTGATGGAGCGCATCGCCATCTACCACGCGGGAGAAGAGGTGGAGGCGGACGAGCTCGGGCTGCCAACTCAGGTGCCAGCTACGTCGCCGTGGGGCTCGACGGAAAGCGGATCCCGCCTTGGCACGGGACCCGTCAGCGTGCGGAACCTTGGTTCGTTGCGAAACCTGCCGGCGGCTCTCCCGTCGGCGCCCGCCATCGGGGCGGGAATGGGCCGAGATGCCGACACCATCGTGCTCAGAGTGCCCGAGACGGGAACGACCTTCGACGATATCGAGCGTGAAATTTTGGTGCAGATCTTGGCACGCGCCGAGGGCAACCAGTCGCGGGCGGCGCGTTCGCTCGGGCTGAGCGAAAGCACCCTGCGAAGTCGCCTGAAACGACTCGGTTTGAAGGGATAA